In Opitutus sp., one genomic interval encodes:
- a CDS encoding transposase, translated as MATKFVIIDRRTPLLLPPDLRDWVKPDHLVHFIIDAVDLIDVSSVSVNQRGSGSAQYPPSMLLSLLTYSYATGVFSSRQIERTTYENVAVRLLCADTHPDHDTICTFRRENRELVQKAFAQLLQMSAACGVLKIGNVTVAVDGTKILANASKHSAVSYAHAVKTMEVLDLEIAELLRKADAADAIPLQDGLTIPAEIQRREERKATLAKAKAEIEARAHLRFQAEQAEYEAKMAKRSASEADTGKKPRGPVPVQPDPTPGTKDQVNLTDEVSRIMKTGNGFQQCYNAQAGADTDSRLIVGARVCNAPNDKQQLEPNLAAIAQHIEVANVLIDSGFVSEAAVTKAESAPDATTTGVTVYAAMKREPHGRTIAQLEQHEDPPQPGPEASFAERMIHRTATAAGRALYKLRQETIEPIFGIIKEALGFRRFLMRGLEKVSLEWELVCLAYNFKRLHRLNAKLRPA; from the coding sequence ATGGCAACCAAGTTCGTTATAATTGATCGGCGCACTCCGTTACTGCTGCCGCCCGACCTGCGGGATTGGGTGAAGCCGGATCACTTGGTGCATTTTATCATCGATGCGGTTGACTTGATCGACGTCAGTTCGGTGTCCGTAAATCAGCGTGGGAGCGGCAGTGCGCAATACCCGCCGTCGATGCTCCTGAGTTTACTGACTTACAGTTACGCGACGGGAGTTTTTTCCAGCCGCCAAATTGAGCGCACGACCTATGAAAACGTGGCAGTGCGCCTGCTCTGTGCCGACACGCACCCCGACCACGATACGATTTGCACGTTCCGCCGGGAGAACCGGGAATTGGTGCAAAAAGCTTTTGCTCAATTACTTCAGATGTCTGCGGCGTGCGGAGTGTTAAAGATCGGCAACGTCACGGTGGCCGTCGATGGCACCAAAATACTTGCCAACGCCAGCAAGCACTCGGCGGTGAGTTATGCCCATGCGGTTAAGACGATGGAAGTCCTTGATCTGGAAATCGCTGAACTGTTGCGCAAAGCCGACGCTGCGGACGCGATCCCGCTGCAAGACGGGTTGACGATCCCCGCAGAGATCCAGCGGCGCGAGGAGCGCAAGGCGACGTTGGCCAAGGCCAAGGCGGAAATCGAGGCCCGGGCGCATCTGCGGTTTCAGGCGGAACAAGCTGAGTATGAAGCTAAAATGGCAAAACGCTCCGCGTCCGAAGCCGACACGGGTAAAAAACCGCGTGGCCCAGTTCCCGTTCAGCCCGACCCCACTCCGGGCACGAAAGACCAGGTCAACCTGACCGATGAAGTCAGCCGGATTATGAAAACGGGCAACGGCTTCCAGCAGTGTTATAATGCACAAGCCGGGGCCGACACCGACTCGCGCCTGATCGTCGGTGCGCGGGTCTGTAATGCGCCCAATGATAAACAGCAGCTTGAGCCAAACCTGGCGGCCATCGCGCAACATATTGAGGTGGCGAACGTACTGATTGACAGTGGTTTTGTGAGTGAAGCGGCGGTGACAAAGGCCGAGTCCGCACCGGACGCAACCACAACGGGCGTAACTGTATATGCAGCGATGAAACGGGAGCCGCATGGCCGCACGATCGCCCAACTCGAACAGCACGAAGACCCGCCGCAACCGGGCCCCGAGGCGAGCTTCGCCGAACGCATGATCCACCGCACCGCTACGGCCGCCGGACGAGCGTTATATAAACTACGGCAAGAAACCATTGAACCGATTTTTGGTATTATAAAAGAGGCGCTCGGCTTCCGACGTTTTTTAATGCGCGGACTGGAAAAAGTATCCCTCGAATGGGAGCTGGTGTGCCTGGCCTACAACTTTAAGCGTCTTCATCGCCTCAACGCCAAACTGCGGCCGGCCTAA
- a CDS encoding ShlB/FhaC/HecB family hemolysin secretion/activation protein translates to MKLSPGHALVLATSLVVSSAGLAQTAPNAGETLQQLQPPPVAPRPNPEVALPTTPKAAVPKSPTEATVVLHAIHFVGNTQVATDELQHTLANALEQPLDLAGLRQLAERIDALYRARGYPFARAVLPPQDLKDGTLQIDIFEGRYGQVTAESADPKLAQQAQRFLAPLQPGAVIATASLERAVLILNDQPGVATTPVIKPGAESGTGDLGVKVERTALITGDVGLDNWGSRFSGQYRAQANLAINSPFQLGDQITLRTLASNEDLLLGSLNYNTPLGTSGLRGSAGYAYTSYELGKEFANLGATGVAKVTTGSVSYPLIRSMASNLSLTTAFQSKELHDERSSVGSEEERSSISLPISLQFDRRDLWCGGGITYGSVSWTPGRLDLDANLTAADTTDTRGTFHKFNVDVVRIQYLPQGWSLMGRINAQAAANNLDSSEKLSLGGASGIRAYPTGEATGDQGLLAQAELRYAVGAFTPYLFVDAGRIYQNTHPTASTTANERDLSGVGLGVRFQRNRWSADLALAWRTSGGAPESDTSSEPMPRIWLRAGYGF, encoded by the coding sequence ATGAAACTCTCCCCTGGTCATGCGCTGGTTTTAGCGACGTCTCTCGTGGTTAGCTCCGCCGGTTTGGCGCAAACCGCGCCGAATGCAGGCGAAACCCTGCAACAACTACAGCCTCCCCCGGTCGCGCCGCGTCCCAACCCCGAAGTCGCCTTGCCGACCACTCCGAAAGCGGCCGTGCCCAAAAGCCCGACGGAGGCGACCGTCGTCCTGCACGCCATCCATTTCGTCGGCAATACCCAGGTAGCCACCGACGAACTGCAACACACGCTGGCGAACGCCTTGGAGCAACCGCTGGATTTAGCTGGCCTGCGCCAGCTGGCCGAGCGAATCGACGCCCTGTACCGGGCGCGTGGGTATCCCTTCGCGCGCGCCGTCCTGCCTCCGCAAGATTTGAAAGACGGAACCTTGCAAATCGATATTTTTGAAGGCCGCTATGGCCAGGTGACGGCCGAAAGCGCCGACCCCAAACTGGCCCAGCAAGCGCAACGTTTCTTAGCGCCGTTGCAGCCGGGCGCGGTCATCGCCACCGCCTCGCTGGAACGCGCGGTGTTGATTTTGAATGATCAGCCCGGGGTCGCCACCACCCCGGTGATCAAACCCGGAGCCGAATCGGGAACCGGCGACCTTGGCGTGAAAGTGGAGCGGACCGCGCTGATCACCGGCGACGTGGGGCTGGACAACTGGGGGAGCCGTTTCAGTGGCCAATATCGGGCCCAGGCGAACCTGGCGATTAACAGCCCCTTCCAGCTCGGCGACCAGATCACGTTGCGCACCCTCGCCAGTAACGAAGATCTGCTGCTCGGTTCACTTAATTACAACACGCCGCTCGGCACTTCCGGTTTACGCGGATCGGCCGGTTACGCCTACACCAGTTACGAATTGGGCAAGGAATTCGCCAATCTCGGGGCCACCGGCGTGGCCAAAGTCACCACGGGAAGTGTCAGCTATCCGCTGATCCGCTCCATGGCCTCCAACCTCTCGCTAACGACCGCTTTTCAATCGAAAGAATTGCACGACGAACGCAGCAGCGTGGGCTCGGAGGAAGAGCGTTCCAGTATCTCACTCCCAATCAGCCTTCAATTTGATCGCCGCGACCTCTGGTGCGGGGGCGGCATCACCTATGGCAGCGTCAGTTGGACTCCCGGCCGCCTCGACCTGGATGCAAACTTGACGGCGGCCGACACCACCGACACCCGCGGCACCTTTCACAAATTTAATGTAGATGTGGTGCGAATTCAGTACCTGCCGCAGGGCTGGAGTTTGATGGGGCGAATCAACGCTCAGGCGGCGGCCAATAATCTCGATTCGTCAGAAAAGTTGAGCTTGGGCGGGGCGAGTGGAATCCGCGCCTACCCCACAGGGGAAGCGACCGGAGACCAAGGGCTGTTGGCGCAAGCCGAATTACGTTACGCGGTTGGGGCATTCACGCCCTACCTGTTTGTCGATGCCGGCCGCATTTACCAAAACACCCACCCCACGGCGAGTACGACAGCCAACGAGCGTGACTTGAGTGGCGTCGGCCTGGGTGTGCGTTTTCAGCGCAACCGCTGGAGCGCCGACCTTGCGTTGGCCTGGCGCACGAGTGGCGGAGCCCCGGAGTCCGACACCAGCAGCGAGCCGATGCCGCGGATTTGGCTGCGAGCGGGCTACGGGTTTTAA
- a CDS encoding filamentous hemagglutinin N-terminal domain-containing protein, translating to MTFTPYRFGFLSVGFVATTWIAAWAADLPTGGSIVAGSGTIHQTGTTLTVTQATPKLAADWQSFNIGAGHTVEFVQPSASAVAFNRVVGTDVSVIQGALRANGQVFLVNPNGVLFTPTAQVNVGSLVASTLNLGASDFMAGNYAFAGNSGASVINQGTLIASGENGLGGSIALIAATVTTTGSIEAAGGNVLLGAGQAATLDLGGPVKLQITQGALDAQIATGGAIRASGGQVYLSARAANSLQTSVINHSGVIEASSLTNQGGRIVLEADHITLANTSRLTATGPTGGGTVLVGGDWQGSGSLRQATTVTMESGAQIDASATQSGDGGKVVLWSDIHNAASKTRAHGVIQAKGGALSGNGGAIETSGYWLDVAGITANASAPNGQGGQWLLDPINIEIGSTATTGGPSFPNWTSTADSSFILNTDLETQLNAGTNVVISTGSGGSQSGDITVSSTISKTSGGNATLRLNAHRDIVINADISSTTGTLGLVFDADTDRNGTGYIQVSSNLTTNGGNLEFGTGASGSINGVTTLLGGDVYFSGGSALTLSTGGGSFSLQGETIIANTSGLTINTAGGSVSFSGLVNSGNSYTAVTSGLDWTAALAAAQSGSGTATNDTYLATITSRLENSIASRATNFSDYWLGGRRVTGIGSNSSWRWVAGPEASLDTNGLIFFTQNTNGSGGGSTVAGGYSNFSSGEPNNFNGSSALTDEAESALQFTGTQGQWNDLPKTGNTVTGYLRETNLAASPLTINAGAGTVTLSAAVGGSKALASFNVTAPTVAINGGGVTTTGAQTYTGNVTLGAASTTLTQTTADTDFSVLANKSITNASGGNATLRIKTTGDILLNSGSSISSSTGTLGITLNSDSDNTGGGGIALFGTTLSSNGGNITLGGGTAGDGSGNANGLRTVANYISDTISPSAGNMGITIGNSTISAAGGNITMNGQGRDGDGTAGRAKGIELVGDTGGNVTVSTTGTGTITLNGQGGNETGGGNVANYGVNLNNSSGTGTITVSTQNGALTVIGVGGGTGDTNHGISFEGSSNSNVVSSTGGAISLTGTAGLGSASRGISIASNSTVGGASTTGAITLTADTVSLEGTYRSTGALTIKPLTAATTIGLGGGAGTLALSAAHFSTNFVDGFSSITVGRSDGTGLITTGAFTANDSVILLSDTGNIVVGGALNVGSNTLTLNTTGAVTQSAGITAGSLALLGTGGSYTLTNTANNVTTLAANTGGISFFDSDTLAIGTVGATNGITATGLVTVETGTGNLTVSQNISTANTTASAIVFNAGKSATPNTAAGGNIVLSGSPTFTTGSGGRATLFTGSLEGSTGLTALLGASSGRFRYGSDETTTQFTPALGTGLHAIYREREATPVAVSTTQTLVTKLVPVIPDPIVAIGFKTGGSFLDSTGDTRAPNELNPKHGDFEGASMTSSGPLTVLVVRGGIFIPEDFLSPASDLRFGR from the coding sequence ATGACTTTTACGCCTTATCGCTTCGGATTCCTTTCAGTTGGTTTTGTCGCGACAACCTGGATCGCGGCCTGGGCGGCTGATTTGCCCACGGGAGGTAGCATCGTGGCCGGCAGCGGCACGATCCACCAGACCGGCACCACCCTCACTGTCACGCAGGCCACACCCAAACTCGCGGCCGACTGGCAGAGCTTTAACATCGGCGCCGGCCACACCGTCGAATTTGTCCAGCCGTCGGCCAGTGCCGTGGCCTTTAACCGGGTCGTGGGCACCGATGTGTCGGTGATCCAGGGGGCGCTCCGGGCCAACGGCCAGGTTTTTTTGGTCAACCCCAATGGCGTGCTCTTCACCCCCACCGCCCAGGTCAACGTCGGCAGCTTGGTTGCCAGTACACTGAACCTAGGCGCAAGCGATTTTATGGCCGGTAACTACGCGTTTGCCGGCAACAGCGGCGCTTCCGTTATCAACCAAGGCACACTCATCGCCAGCGGCGAAAACGGCCTCGGCGGCAGCATCGCGTTGATCGCGGCCACCGTCACCACCACCGGAAGCATCGAGGCGGCGGGCGGCAACGTCCTGCTCGGTGCCGGCCAGGCCGCCACGCTTGACCTCGGCGGGCCGGTCAAACTGCAAATCACCCAAGGTGCTCTCGACGCCCAGATCGCCACAGGCGGGGCAATTCGCGCCTCGGGGGGCCAGGTGTATCTCTCGGCCCGAGCTGCAAACAGTCTTCAGACCAGTGTGATTAACCACAGCGGCGTGATCGAGGCCAGCAGCCTGACGAACCAAGGCGGCCGGATCGTACTCGAAGCCGACCATATTACCCTGGCGAACACCTCACGTTTAACCGCGACCGGCCCGACCGGCGGCGGCACGGTGTTGGTCGGCGGCGACTGGCAAGGCAGCGGTTCTCTGCGTCAAGCTACCACCGTGACCATGGAGTCCGGGGCCCAGATCGACGCCAGCGCCACTCAGTCCGGCGATGGCGGCAAAGTCGTGCTCTGGAGCGATATTCATAACGCCGCTTCGAAGACCCGCGCCCACGGCGTGATTCAGGCCAAAGGCGGAGCGCTCAGCGGCAACGGTGGTGCGATTGAAACCTCCGGCTATTGGCTCGATGTGGCGGGCATCACCGCCAATGCCTCCGCGCCCAACGGCCAAGGCGGCCAGTGGCTGCTCGACCCCATCAACATCGAGATCGGCAGCACCGCGACCACCGGCGGCCCGAGCTTCCCCAATTGGACCTCGACCGCCGACTCGTCGTTTATCCTCAACACCGATCTGGAAACTCAGCTCAACGCCGGCACCAATGTGGTGATCTCCACCGGTTCGGGCGGCAGCCAAAGCGGCGATATCACCGTTTCCAGTACCATCAGCAAAACCAGCGGCGGCAATGCCACACTCCGGCTTAACGCCCACCGCGACATCGTCATCAATGCGGATATCTCATCGACCACCGGCACCTTGGGCCTGGTGTTTGACGCTGACACGGACCGCAATGGCACTGGCTACATCCAGGTGAGCAGCAACCTCACTACCAACGGCGGCAATCTCGAATTCGGTACCGGAGCGAGCGGCTCGATCAACGGTGTAACCACCTTGCTCGGGGGCGATGTGTATTTTAGCGGGGGTAGCGCACTCACCCTGTCCACCGGAGGTGGTAGTTTCTCACTCCAGGGCGAAACGATCATCGCCAACACCAGTGGCCTCACCATCAACACCGCCGGTGGCAGCGTGTCGTTTAGCGGTCTGGTGAATTCGGGCAACAGCTACACCGCCGTCACCAGTGGCTTGGATTGGACAGCTGCCTTGGCTGCGGCCCAATCAGGGTCCGGCACTGCGACCAATGACACCTACCTCGCGACGATTACCTCACGGCTCGAAAATTCCATCGCCAGCCGGGCGACGAACTTTTCCGACTATTGGTTGGGTGGCCGGCGTGTGACGGGGATTGGCAGCAATAGCAGTTGGCGCTGGGTGGCCGGCCCCGAGGCCAGTCTGGACACCAACGGACTGATTTTTTTCACCCAAAACACCAACGGCAGCGGCGGGGGCAGCACCGTAGCGGGTGGGTATTCGAACTTCAGTTCCGGTGAACCCAATAACTTCAATGGGTCATCCGCCTTGACTGATGAAGCCGAGTCCGCGCTTCAGTTTACCGGAACCCAAGGGCAATGGAATGACCTGCCCAAAACGGGGAACACTGTAACCGGTTACCTGCGTGAGACCAACCTGGCGGCCTCCCCGCTCACGATCAATGCAGGCGCAGGGACCGTCACCTTGAGCGCTGCGGTCGGCGGCTCGAAAGCGCTGGCCTCTTTCAACGTCACGGCCCCCACCGTCGCCATCAACGGCGGAGGCGTCACCACCACCGGGGCGCAGACCTACACCGGCAACGTGACCCTCGGCGCGGCCAGCACCACGCTGACCCAGACTACCGCCGACACCGACTTCAGCGTTCTCGCCAACAAATCGATCACCAACGCCAGCGGCGGCAACGCGACTTTGCGGATCAAGACCACGGGCGACATCCTGCTCAATTCCGGCAGCAGCATCTCGTCGTCCACGGGCACCCTCGGCATCACGCTCAACAGTGACAGCGACAACACCGGCGGCGGTGGCATTGCCCTGTTTGGCACCACCCTGAGCAGCAACGGCGGCAACATCACTCTGGGCGGTGGCACCGCCGGTGATGGCTCCGGCAATGCCAACGGCTTGCGAACGGTTGCCAATTACATTTCCGACACCATCAGCCCAAGTGCCGGCAACATGGGTATCACGATTGGTAATTCCACGATCTCGGCCGCCGGAGGTAACATCACGATGAATGGCCAGGGGCGCGATGGCGATGGCACGGCCGGTCGGGCCAAGGGCATCGAGCTGGTGGGCGACACCGGCGGCAACGTCACCGTGTCCACCACCGGCACAGGCACCATCACCCTCAACGGCCAGGGCGGCAACGAAACCGGCGGCGGCAACGTGGCCAATTATGGCGTCAATTTGAATAACTCCTCGGGTACGGGCACCATCACCGTGAGTACACAAAACGGCGCCCTCACGGTCATTGGTGTCGGCGGTGGCACCGGCGACACCAACCACGGCATCAGCTTTGAGGGCTCCAGTAACAGCAACGTGGTCAGCTCAACCGGCGGGGCGATCAGCCTCACGGGCACTGCTGGGTTGGGTTCCGCCTCGCGCGGGATCTCGATTGCGAGCAACTCGACCGTGGGCGGGGCCAGCACCACCGGCGCGATCACCCTCACGGCCGATACCGTCAGCCTGGAGGGCACCTACCGCTCCACGGGAGCACTCACGATCAAGCCACTGACTGCCGCCACCACCATTGGCCTGGGCGGTGGCGCCGGCACCCTCGCCCTCAGCGCCGCTCACTTTTCGACGAACTTCGTCGACGGCTTTTCGAGCATTACGGTCGGACGATCCGACGGCACCGGCCTGATCACCACAGGGGCATTCACCGCCAACGACAGCGTGATCTTACTGAGCGACACCGGTAACATCGTCGTCGGTGGGGCGTTAAACGTCGGCAGCAATACCCTCACGCTCAACACCACCGGTGCGGTCACCCAATCGGCCGGTATCACTGCGGGCAGCCTCGCCTTGTTGGGCACGGGTGGCAGCTACACGCTGACGAACACCGCAAACAATGTAACCACCTTGGCGGCGAATACCGGCGGTATTTCGTTCTTCGATAGTGACACGCTGGCGATCGGCACGGTCGGTGCGACCAACGGCATCACCGCCACCGGACTCGTCACGGTGGAAACCGGCACAGGCAACCTGACGGTCAGTCAGAATATCAGCACCGCCAACACCACCGCTTCGGCCATCGTGTTCAACGCAGGCAAGAGCGCCACGCCCAACACCGCCGCCGGTGGCAACATTGTCCTGAGCGGCAGCCCGACCTTCACCACCGGCAGCGGCGGACGGGCGACTTTATTCACCGGTTCTCTCGAAGGTAGCACGGGGTTGACCGCGCTGTTGGGTGCAAGCAGTGGCCGCTTCCGCTATGGCAGCGACGAGACAACCACCCAATTCACCCCGGCGCTCGGCACCGGTCTGCACGCCATCTACCGTGAGCGGGAGGCGACTCCCGTGGCCGTGAGCACAACCCAGACCCTTGTGACCAAGCTGGTCCCGGTGATCCCCGATCCGATTGTGGCTATTGGCTTCAAGACCGGCGGGAGTTTCCTGGATAGCACGGGCGATACCCGTGCACCCAATGAGCTAAATCCGAAGCACGGCGACTTCGAGGGTGCGAGCATGACCTCGAGCGGACCGTTAACCGTGTTAGTTGTACGAGGCGGTATTTTTATCCCGGAGGATTTTCTCTCCCCTGCCTCGGACCTGCGGTTCGGCCGTTAA
- the lpdA gene encoding dihydrolipoyl dehydrogenase → MSSSQTFDLIVIGAGPGGYVCAFRAAQLGLKVALIDKRATLGGTCLNVGCIPSKALLASSEHFLFAQKHAAEHGIKIDGVSIDVAAMLKKKDGIITKLTGGVAALAKARKVTVITGEAAFVSASTVAVGDQQLTAKNIVIATGSAPVELPFMKFDGTTVISSTEALTLTTVPKKLVVVGGGAIGLELGSVWARLGAEVTVVEFLPKIAATFDDDIVRNFTRLLQKQGLKIECGAKVTGFANGILTAEREGKVLEFPADKVLVAVGRRPFADNLNLAAAGVALTDKKRIQVDAHLKTTAAGVWAIGDVIDGPMLAHKAEEDGIAVAEWIAGKHGHINWDLMPAIVYTDPELASVGLGEDAAKAKGLAINVGKFNFAANARALANDAGDGYVKIIADAKTDKIIGAQILGKNAGELISEIVTHMEYGGSAEDLARTIHAHPTMSEAVKEAAMAVSKSAIHAI, encoded by the coding sequence ATGTCCTCCTCCCAAACTTTCGATCTCATCGTCATCGGCGCCGGTCCCGGCGGCTACGTCTGCGCGTTCCGCGCCGCCCAGCTCGGCCTCAAGGTCGCCCTCATCGACAAACGCGCCACCCTCGGCGGCACCTGCCTCAACGTCGGCTGCATCCCCAGCAAGGCCCTGCTCGCCTCCTCGGAGCACTTCCTGTTCGCGCAAAAACACGCGGCCGAACACGGCATCAAAATCGACGGCGTCTCCATCGACGTCGCCGCTATGCTCAAAAAGAAGGACGGCATCATCACCAAATTAACCGGTGGCGTCGCTGCGCTCGCCAAGGCCCGCAAGGTCACCGTCATCACGGGTGAAGCCGCCTTCGTTTCCGCCTCCACGGTCGCCGTCGGCGACCAGCAGCTCACCGCCAAAAATATCGTCATCGCCACCGGTTCCGCCCCGGTCGAGCTGCCGTTCATGAAGTTCGATGGCACGACGGTCATCTCCAGCACCGAAGCCCTGACCCTGACCACCGTGCCCAAGAAGCTCGTGGTCGTAGGTGGCGGCGCCATCGGTCTCGAACTCGGCTCGGTCTGGGCCCGCCTCGGCGCCGAGGTCACCGTGGTTGAGTTCTTGCCCAAAATCGCCGCGACCTTCGACGACGACATCGTGCGCAACTTCACCCGCCTGCTGCAAAAGCAGGGGCTCAAGATCGAGTGCGGCGCCAAGGTCACCGGCTTCGCCAACGGCATCCTCACCGCCGAGCGGGAGGGCAAAGTCTTGGAATTCCCCGCCGACAAGGTGCTCGTCGCCGTCGGCCGTCGCCCGTTTGCCGACAACCTCAACCTCGCCGCCGCCGGCGTCGCACTTACAGACAAGAAGCGCATCCAAGTCGACGCCCACCTTAAGACCACCGCTGCGGGCGTGTGGGCGATTGGCGACGTGATCGACGGCCCGATGCTCGCGCACAAGGCCGAGGAAGACGGCATTGCCGTCGCCGAGTGGATCGCCGGTAAACACGGCCATATTAACTGGGACCTGATGCCCGCGATTGTTTATACCGACCCGGAGCTCGCCTCGGTGGGCCTGGGTGAAGACGCCGCCAAGGCCAAGGGCCTGGCGATCAACGTGGGCAAGTTCAACTTCGCCGCCAACGCCCGCGCCCTGGCCAACGATGCCGGCGACGGCTACGTGAAGATCATCGCCGACGCCAAAACCGACAAAATCATCGGCGCGCAAATCCTCGGTAAGAACGCTGGCGAACTCATTAGCGAGATCGTCACGCACATGGAATACGGTGGCAGCGCCGAAGATTTGGCCCGCACGATCCACGCCCACCCGACGATGTCGGAAGCGGTGAAGGAAGCGGCGATGGCGGTGAGCAAGAGCGCGATTCACGCGATCTAA
- the tgt gene encoding tRNA guanosine(34) transglycosylase Tgt produces the protein MSRLNFTLEKTAPGSKARAARFTTLHGEVRTPVFMPVGTQATVKSQTIDTLKGAGSSVLLANTYHLLLRPGPEVFKKFGGIHRFMSWDGPVLTDSGGFQIFSLPHSRAMEEDGAKFKSYVDGTVHNLTPELSIATQRAIGSDIMMVLDQCIPSTAPYDQAEAAMHLTHRWAERSLRARGDSPQAMFGIVQGACHHDLRKQSAAYLRNLPFDGLAIGGLAVGETHAQRYEFTHLVTEHLPENLPRYLMGVGTPIDILEAVNSGVDMFDCIIPTQLAQRGTAFSSHGKMHIARTVYKFQQGPLDARCGCPTCLRYERGYLHHLVKTGENLGWHLLGQHNIWYYHQLMREIREAILTGTWLAYYERKRLDLVRTDEDNPTIPEKKPKAERAPQLGDYTIHTSEKGFSSIRQISSGEIMHSVNRPEDEAKTLYIDQSYLAARLLKRSAEDTAEVVLWDVGLGAAHNAMAALRCFETVLAEHGPSAVRPLRIESFECDLDPLKLAAKHPHQFPHLRHGAPYRLLENGSWAHASGLLTWELRQGDFLSFIETSPAPDVIFYDPFSSKTDTGLWTAAVFTRIARQCGGKAAELYTYSNSTAVRVALLTAGFCVAEGAGTGPKATTTIGFTQRESIATHPLAPKALGEEWLVRWRRSGSKFPAGLPESEQAAFAAQIETHRQFQG, from the coding sequence ATGTCGCGCCTCAATTTCACCCTCGAAAAAACCGCCCCCGGCTCCAAAGCCCGCGCCGCGCGGTTCACCACCCTCCACGGCGAGGTGCGTACGCCCGTTTTCATGCCCGTGGGGACCCAGGCCACGGTCAAATCCCAGACCATCGACACGCTCAAGGGCGCCGGCTCCAGCGTGCTGTTGGCCAACACCTACCACCTGCTCCTGCGTCCCGGCCCCGAGGTGTTTAAAAAGTTCGGCGGCATCCACCGCTTCATGAGCTGGGACGGCCCGGTGCTGACCGACTCGGGCGGCTTTCAGATTTTTTCCCTGCCGCACTCGCGAGCGATGGAGGAGGACGGCGCCAAATTCAAAAGCTACGTCGACGGCACGGTTCACAACCTCACGCCCGAGCTGAGCATTGCTACGCAGCGCGCCATTGGCAGCGACATCATGATGGTGTTGGACCAGTGCATTCCCTCGACCGCGCCCTATGATCAGGCCGAGGCGGCCATGCACCTCACGCACCGCTGGGCCGAGCGCTCGTTGCGCGCCCGAGGTGACTCGCCGCAAGCCATGTTCGGCATCGTGCAAGGCGCCTGCCACCACGACCTGCGTAAACAAAGCGCCGCCTACCTGCGCAACCTCCCGTTCGACGGCCTGGCCATTGGTGGCCTCGCCGTCGGCGAGACTCACGCCCAACGCTACGAATTCACGCACCTGGTTACCGAGCACCTGCCGGAAAACTTGCCGCGTTACCTGATGGGCGTAGGCACGCCGATCGACATTTTGGAGGCGGTGAACAGCGGCGTGGACATGTTCGACTGCATCATCCCGACGCAGCTTGCCCAGCGCGGCACCGCCTTCAGTTCACACGGCAAGATGCACATCGCCCGCACCGTGTATAAATTCCAGCAGGGCCCGCTCGACGCGCGCTGCGGTTGCCCGACCTGCCTGCGTTACGAACGCGGCTACCTTCACCATCTGGTTAAGACCGGCGAAAACCTCGGCTGGCACCTGCTCGGCCAGCACAACATCTGGTATTACCACCAGCTCATGCGCGAAATCCGCGAGGCCATCCTCACCGGCACCTGGCTCGCCTACTACGAGCGCAAGCGCCTCGACCTGGTCCGCACCGATGAGGATAACCCCACGATCCCCGAGAAAAAGCCCAAGGCTGAACGCGCCCCGCAGCTCGGCGATTACACGATTCACACCTCCGAAAAAGGCTTTTCGAGTATCCGCCAAATCAGCTCTGGCGAGATCATGCACTCGGTTAACCGCCCCGAGGATGAGGCGAAAACCCTCTACATCGACCAGTCGTATCTGGCGGCGCGGCTCTTGAAACGCTCCGCCGAGGACACCGCCGAGGTGGTGCTGTGGGACGTCGGTCTGGGTGCGGCGCACAACGCCATGGCGGCGCTGCGCTGCTTCGAAACAGTGTTGGCCGAGCACGGGCCGTCGGCGGTGCGTCCGCTGCGCATCGAGAGTTTTGAGTGCGACCTCGACCCGCTCAAGCTGGCTGCCAAGCACCCGCATCAATTCCCCCACCTGCGCCACGGCGCTCCTTATCGCCTGCTGGAAAACGGCAGCTGGGCCCACGCCTCGGGGTTACTCACCTGGGAGCTGCGCCAGGGTGACTTCCTTTCGTTTATCGAAACCAGTCCGGCACCCGACGTGATTTTCTACGACCCGTTTTCCTCAAAAACCGATACCGGGCTGTGGACGGCGGCGGTTTTTACGCGCATCGCCCGCCAGTGTGGCGGGAAAGCGGCGGAGCTATACACCTATTCGAATTCGACGGCGGTGCGGGTGGCCTTGTTGACGGCAGGATTCTGTGTGGCTGAAGGCGCGGGCACGGGCCCGAAGGCGACGACCACGATCGGGTTCACGCAACGGGAGTCGATCGCCACGCATCCGCTCGCGCCCAAGGCGCTGGGTGAAGAGTGGCTGGTGCGCTGGCGCCGCAGCGGTTCGAAATTCCCCGCCGGTTTACCCGAGTCGGAGCAGGCGGCCTTTGCCGCGCAGATCGAAACCCACCGGCAGTTTCAGGGTTAA